The Papaver somniferum cultivar HN1 chromosome 3, ASM357369v1, whole genome shotgun sequence genome includes a region encoding these proteins:
- the LOC113356578 gene encoding short-chain dehydrogenase TIC 32, chloroplastic-like, translating into MGNWNWFSKAGPSGFKSSSTAEEVTEGIDATGLTAIVTGATSGIGKETARVLALRGVKVIIPSRNLENGLKTKEMILQENPKAKLDVMEMDLTSIKSITSFAKSFNSSKQPLNILINNAGIMACPFQLSKDGIELQFATNHLGHFLLTKLLMDKLKTTAKKSGIEGRIVNVSSTAHRRLFVKEDSLLDLEIINNPTKYSRYDAYCRSKLANVLHANELASVLQAEKANVTANSLHPGVIPTNLFQFMNFRGIPLPVLGALGKPFMKNIPQGASTTCYVALHPDLKGVTRKYFNDCNEKLPSPQAQDKDLGKKLWDFSTDLLNNLNRRK; encoded by the exons ATGGGTAACTGGAACTGGTTCTCGAAAGCTGGTCCTTCTGGTTTTAAGTCTTCCTCTACAGCTGAAGAAGTCACCGAGGGGATTGACGCTACAGGCCTCACTGCAATTGTCACAG GTGCCACAAGTGGGATTGGGAAGGAAACAGCAAGAGTGTTGGCTCTAAGAGGTGTGAAAGTAATTATACCTTCAAGAAACTTGGAGAATGGTTTGAAGACAAAAGAAATGATCCTCCAAGAAAATCCTAAAGCAAAGCTTGATGTCATGGAGATGGACTTAACATCCATCAAATCCATCACTTCTTTTGCTAAATCCTTTAATTCTTCCAAACAACCCTTAAATATTCTCAT AAATAACGCGGGAATAATGGCTTGTCCATTCCAGCTCTCCAAAGATGGAATAGAGCTGCAATTTGCTACCAATCACCTAG GACATTTCTTACTGACGAAATTGTTAATGGATAAGCTTAAAACCACAGCTAAGAAATCAGGCATAGAAGGAAGAATAGTTAATGTGTCCTCCACTGCTCACAGAAGATTGTTTGTGAAGGAGGATTCTTTGCTTGATCTCGAGATCATTAATAATCCAACCAA GTACTCAAGATATGATGCTTATTGTAGATCCAAGCTTGCAAATGTTCTACATGCAAATGAGTTAGCTAGCGTTTTGCAG GCAGAGAAAGCTAACGTGACGGCAAATTCTCTACACCCTGGAGTTATACCCACTAATTTatttcaattcatgaactttagag GCATTCCGTTGCCGGTACTAGGAGCATTGGGGAAGCCTTTCATGAAGAATATACCCCAG GGTGCATCGACAACTTGTTATGTTGCACTTCATCCTGATCTGAAAGGTGTTACTAGAAAGTATTTTAATGATTGCAATGAAAAACTTCCTTCACcacaagctcaagacaaggattTGGGGAAAAAACTTTGGGACTTCAGCACAGATTTGCTTAATAATCTCAACAGAAGAAAATGA
- the LOC113356579 gene encoding serine/threonine-protein kinase SRK2A-like, with protein sequence MEKYDVVKDIGSGNFGVARLMRHKETKELVAMKYIERGHKIDENVAREIINHRSLRHPNIIRFKEVILTPTHLAIVMEYAAGGELFERICNAGRFSEDEARYFFQQLISGVHYCHALQICHRDLKLENTLLDGSPAPRLKICDFGYSKSSILHSRPKSTVGTPAYIAPEVLSRREYDGKLADVWSCGVTLYVMLVGAYPFEDQEDPKNFRKTIGRIMAVQYKIPDYVHVSQDCKHLLSRIFVANPSRRISIKEIKTHPWFLKNLPRELTETAQAIYYQREPPASLFSQTVDDIMKIVSEARTPPPSSRSVGGFGWAGEEEEEDEEAKEENAETGEAKEDTEDDEDEYEKRVKEVHASGEFHLT encoded by the exons ATGGAGAAGTATGATGTTGTTAAAGATATTGGATCTGGGAATTTTGGTGTTGCTAGACTTATGCGACACAAGGAAACTAAAGAATTAGTTGCTATGAAATATATTGAGAGAGGTCACAAG ATTGATGAAAATGTAGCAAGAGAGATTATAAATCATAGATCTCTTCGACATCCAAACATTATCAGATTCAAGGAG GTTATTTTAACTCCAACCCATCTCGCTATAGTAATGGAATACGCAGCAGGTGGAGAACTCTTTGAACGAATCTGTAACGCTGGAAGATTCAGTGAAGATGAG GCAAGATATTTCTTTCAGCAGCTTATATCTGGTGTTCATTACTGCCATGCTCTG CAAATTTGTCACAGAGATTTGAAGCTTGAAAATACACTGTTAGATGGGAGTCCTGCACCTCGTTTGAAAATCTGTGATTTTGGATATTCAAAA TCATCTATACTTCATTCAAGACCTAAATCAACGGTTGGCACACCTGCATATATTGCACCAGAAGTTCTTTCTCGCAGAGAATACGATGGAAAG TTGGCTGATGTCTGGTCCTGTGGAGTAACTCTTTATGTTATGCTTGTGGGAGCATACCCTTTCGAAGATCAAGAAGATCCCAAGAATTTCAGAAAGACCATTGGA CGTATAATGGCTGTTCAGTACAAAATCCCCGACTACGTTCACGTATCTCAAGATTGCAAACATCTTCTTTCTCGCATATTTGTTGCAAATCCATCCAGG AGGATTAGCATCAAGGAAATCAAGACTCACCCATGGTTCTTGAAGAACCTGCCAAGGGAGCTTACAGAGACGGCCCAAGCAATTTATTATCAAAGAGAACCCCCTGCAAGCCTTTTCAGCCAGACCGTTGATGACATAATGAAAATTGTTAGTGAGGCCAGAACTCCTCCTCCATCGTCTAGGTCTGTTGGTGGGTTTGGTTGGGcaggagaagaagaggaagaggacgaGGAGGCGAAAGAAGAGAATGCAGAGACAGGAGAAGCAAAAGAAGAtacagaggatgatgaagatgaatatgagAAGAGGGTCAAGGAAGTTCATGCAAGTGGTGAATTCCATCTCACTTGA